The Mauremys reevesii isolate NIE-2019 linkage group 7, ASM1616193v1, whole genome shotgun sequence genome includes the window cctgctcctgccttgcctcATTCCAAGTAACCTGGCTCTGACCTTTGGCTCCAATTCTTGACTTTTGACTTTGGCTCTGGCACCTGGCCTCTGGGTCTGACCCTGGTCTCCTACTCTCCTAATCCTGGTTACCAACTCCTGCTCTGAGCAGTAGGCATGACCAGCCACACCCAGGTTTCTGCCAGGTGGAGCGTCTGAACTGTACATTTGCAGCTATGTTGTAGATGCCAGTCAACAGAATTGGGACAGTTTTCTTCCCTAGGTCATGATGGCCTACAAGACTAATGTGCAGTCGTCCCTGGGGTACACACCATATAATGTGATGTACCACCCTCTAGTAGAATTGCTGGATGGGGTAGCCAAGATAGATGAGTATACTAGTCCCACAGAGTACCTAGCACTTGACAGGCATCTTCAGCACTGCTGCCCAAGCAGTAAAGCCTCACCAGggccacctagagacagaaggagcCTTGAGATTTAAGGGGGACTGCCCAGATATACCAGGAGGGTGAACTGGTTTGGGTCCACAGAAGGGAAAGGAGTTTGAGTGCTAAGTTGCAGCAAAAGTACATGGGTTCATACAGGGTGGTCAGCCAGGCGTCAGAGGTATTTTGTGCACAATCCACTGTCCTCAATGGAAACAGTTTTGTCCTCCATTACAACAGGCTAAAACCTACTTGGGTCCTTACCCAGCTGAAGATATGATCAACTTGCTGCAGCAGGGCCAAGACAATAATTGAGAGAGCCACAGTCAGCTAAGAGGTTGACTCCCAGAGCACTGGAGAGGACCAGGCCAGGACGAACATTAGCATGTGTCTCACTGAGTAGTGGCAAACCATCATATGGCATAGCCAGGTGTGGCCTTATCAGAAGGAACCGAAATGGACAACAAAGAGAACCACCAACAGTGGGAGGTGAACCTATAACAGAGATGGTAGAACCAGTACCGGGGAAGGAAGTCTGTAGTCTGGGCTGAGGCGAGCCAATGAGTGAGCAAAACACAAACGACCCAGCCATACAGGAGGACCTGAGGCCACAGGAAGAGCACAGCCCTCTGCTGGCACCAAGACTGCCACATGGACTAGCACTATGTGTGAGGATGCATCCTTCCTCAGAGAGGAGGGCAGTATGATGGGTCTGCTAAGCAGAGAACTACAAGTCCCATTGGCCACCTCCCAACTGCACTTGACACTTCCCTTTCCCCTGGTCAGGTCAGGGGAAAGATCCTGAACCAGGAAGTGGCCAGGCTATGTTGGAAAGCAGCAGCCACATGGAAAGCAAGGAGCTGTGGAGAGGTTGTATGCAGAGAGGAACCCCCAGGAACTGTGGACAGAGTTCCATGTGGAACAAGCTGCCAGACATTGCAGCTGGGGGCAGGTCACTGGTAGGGTTGCCACgcgtccagttttcaaccagaattcccagttgaaaagggaccctggcagctggtgctgactgggccattaaaagtagGAGATGGCACTagggcaagggcagtgcacagagcctccctggccacccatgcaccTAGGGGTCACAAggacctggtggccacttcctgggagccacagtaAGTGCTGCCGGgaccccgcaccccaaacctcctcccacatccctgccccagccctgatccccctcctgcagcccaaaccgctcatccctggccccaccccagagcccgcaacccAACCAGAGCTATTGAGCCCCACTAGGGCTAGCGCCTACAAGACCTAAAGTGCTTGCCTCCGAATCCTAGTATGCCTGGGGCACTATTGGTACCTTGGGGCTTTGGTGTACTCCAGTTCCGAGGAGCCCAAATAATTACAGGATTGTTTCTCTTATTTAAGAAATAGAAAGCTgagacagagagatgaagtgacttgctcgaGGTCACATCTGGGAtgtctgcagcagagctgggaattattCCCAGATTTCCTGAGACCCAGGCCATAGCAGCAAACCATCCTGCCTCTTGCAATATTTAATGCAACAATAAGGGCTAAACTGAAGTTGGCTCTTCCCGTCTGGTGAATTGTAAGTGGAAGAGGAGAATGCACTGAGACCCTTCCCCACCATTAGTACTACattagtgctgctgctgctgctacttgtGCACCCTGAGCCAAGGGGCAGCTATTGCTGTTGGAAATGAGTCAAAGAGAATCGACGGTGAGGAACACGAGCAGGGGTCTGGTGCATAAAGAAAATGCTGCTTCTGGATGTTCCCCATGAGCACTGTGGTCTCAGGTCAGAGGGGTGAACTCTTGCCGATAATTCCCAGGAATGTTATGCTGCTCCCTCTGATGCTGCAGCCTCAGGTTAGCTCTCAGTTACCAGCCCTGTGTGTTCCTTGTGCTTATGAGGAAGGAAGAACCTGAAACGGAAGCTAAGATGTCACTGGTGAGCCAGTGGGAAATTCAGCCTCTCCAGCTGTGTTAGCTGAGCTGTGGGGCCTGCTTAGTGCACTCTGAAGGCGGAAAGCAGACCCATCCCCCTGCTGTTGTGCTGGGAGCCTTCATTCCTTCCCTAGCACAACAACTGTGTATTTGCACTGCACGGCCCGGGCTGGCAGTGCCAAGGGGAGATTGCTGCGCTCTGGGAGTTAGTGATGATGCTACAACAACACAAGCAGTGGCTCAGGCAGAGCCCTCTAAGCAGGATCCTGTTGTGAAAGGGTTGGGATCTTTTCTGTGAAATGGGATCCAAGTCAGACAGGCAGGTGTCACTCAGAGAGGCACTGATGGCCCCTGGTCAGACCAGAGTGTGCCAGGCAGAAAGCAGTAGAGCAGACAGAGTTAAACTGATTGCCAAGAAAAAAAGTGGCAAGTGTTTAATTTAGCATGTGAGAGGTAAGAGTGGGGGATTGGGGCAGCCCTAACCCACCCTCCCCAGGGAATATTGCTGTCAGCCCCACCTTGAGTCTTTCCCTGTGGTTGGGGATCCACAACATCTCCATGCTGCCAGTGACTCTGATGCGGAGGGTGAAGACACTGAATTAAAACTGActctttttagttttgttttgctcCAGGGTGGCCCTTTGACCCCACCCTCTTCCTCAACCATGCCGTCTCCAATGTCATCTGCTCAATCGTCTTTGGGGACCGGTTTGACTATGAAGATAAGAAGTTTGTGACTTTAATAAATCTCATAGATGAAATTAACAAGCTCCAGCGCTCTCCCTGGACAGCGGTATGTTCAGGGGGTTATTCTATTCTTCTCCTTTCTATTGTGGGAGGGGACAGAAATTTCTTTCTTTAACTATTAATTTTCCATAAACAAGTGTTATTTCAGATTCCCATAATGGTCTCCTTCTTGCTAGGCTGCAGCTACTACCAAACCCAGCCTCAAACTTGTTTCTAAGTATTGTTGAAATTCCCACACAAAACACGTCATTAGCTTAGAATTTAATTTGCTTAAGGATATTCACTGTCAACATTATCGGTAAAAATCAAGGAAGATGCCAGTTAAGATGTTAATGTCCACACCAATCACATGTCACATGCCTTATCACATAAGCAACATGATAGTGAATGTGATCATATTCCTCACCTCCATAATAAACTCCTTTTCACTTCCAGCTCACAGCCACTTACCTCCATGCCCCCTTCCTGAAAACCTCACTAAATGTACCAAATGAAGGGCCAAACTGTCTGCTGGCATAACTCATTTGAAATCAATGGTGTTACATTGGCAGAGAATGTGAGTCTTTTAAATTCAACCTCAGCACGACTAAAGTAAATTTCCCTTTGAAAATCTATAATGTGCTACCACCTGCCGAGAAAATCTGTGTTCAGAGTTAAGATAGTGCACTTCAGTGTGATTTTTCAAAAACAAGATGTGTCTACTGAAGAtggttttattttgaaaataaggGAGAGTCTTTTAGCTAATGTAACTGAATGTCACTGAAGTTTTTGTGTGGAATATATACGCATTGGGTAATGGGAGTTGGTAAAGTTTTCAAAGTTCTTCAGAATCCATTTAGAAAATAAGATGTCACAGAAGAGTCTGTGCTGCTATAGTTAAGTCATTTGAGTAAATATTATGAAGGAAGCTTCTCTGCCCAGGAAAACCAAgatgtttttttctttcaatctTTACAGCTGTACAATTTTTTTCCGACTCTCATGCATTACATCCCTGGGTCTCACCAGAGAATCTTTAAACATTTTGAGGAGTTGAGAAAGTTTGTTCTGGAGAGAGTGGAGATGCACAGAGAGTCCCTGGAGCCCAGCTGCCCTCGAGACTTCATCGATGCTTTCCTCATCAAAGTAAAACAGGTAGGTGATAGCCGCAGCCCTTCCCCTTTACTGGGGAGTGGGTTATACATATCAGTGCTATTTATTTGTTAAGGAACAATAGAGTACGTGGCTTTTCAGAAGCCCCTAATGGGAGACAAGGAAATTGTAATATAAAGGGGAAAGCCCTATTCACCTCACTCATGTAAAACCACCTTAGTGAACAGAAATGGCCCAAAGCAGTGCAATAATGCTGCTGTACTCTGGCCCATTTCTGTAGGATTTGTAAAGCGGTGCCAGGTGGGTCACATTTTGGGTAGAAAATGAGACTTCTTTGGCCTGTGACAATAGATCCGATACTTTTACAATCAATCAATTATCAACCATCTGTACCAAACCTTTCTGCAGGAGCAACATAACAGCCAGTCGGAATTTACCACTGAGAGCTTGTTAAGAAGAACATTAGGCTTATTCTTTGCTGGAACAGGGACAACTAGTGACACCCTGAAACATGGACTCAAGCTTCTTATGAAATACCCAGAAATCGAAGGTAacggtgacacacacacacaaaatgttaaGTCTTGGGGAGATGTGAGGAGTGCCTGGCTCTATAGATCAGTAAATGTAAGCAGAGCCTCCCCCGTTAAATCACCAGATCACATCTGGCCTGGGTTGGCAGTGAGCTGCATGACTGCCATGTGGTGGATGTTCTTTGGTTCATGTCAAGTGAGTTGAAGATGTGTTGGGGGACTTTCTTACTCCAGTTCCCTGCAGGCTGAAGTTCTCATCCAAAAAACAGCAGTACAGTGGGCATTACTTGTCCCCATATTGGCCATCTGAGGAGAGGATCCAAAGGCTGAATGGGGCTGTTGTGATTGAATTCCTCTCTCAAATCCGGATCAGTGTTCAGGTTCTCTGATAAGGGAAGTAcatgtgtatgtctacactacaattaaacatccgtggctggcccaggtcagctgggtCTGGCTCATAGAGGTTGGGCTACGGGACtgtttaactgctgtgtagatgttttggcttgggctggagcccgggctctgggaccctccctcttCCTGGGGTCCCTGAGccttggctccagcctgagcctcaaCCTCTAAACAGCCCCGTAGCCTGAgtcctgcgagcctgagtcagctgacatggccagccatgggtgtttaattgcagtgtttgTAAAAGAGAAGCCTGCCCTGCCACTGACCAGGCTGTGACTATTCTGTGGGTAACAGATGCTTTCACATTCCGGGGCTGTCAAATGGGCCCTTTCCCCCTGAATGAAGGCAAAGTTGTTTTGCCTTTGGATTTAATGGGCTTGTAGAGGACGGGATCATGTAAGGGCTTAAATCAAAGCTCTGCCAGtgctaaaaaaaatctgtatccaGTGCTAATTCCAACTTCATAttagcagggccgtccctagctattttCATGCCTCACGCAGCCCCtctggggggggctgtgtggggccccaggactccgcgggggcgggggaggggggcgctgtATGTGGCCCTGCCACAGGCCTCCACGGGAGGGAGGGGgttggccccaggcctccatgggggacGGGGGATAGGGGGActggccacttcctgcaggaagtggagtgacctggccccagcctgctctgctcccctggttcccaggcttggagggaggggggaactgccccccagcactcgccGGTGGCacggctgggagccagaggagcagagcaggTTGGTCCGGGTCGCTCCACTtaccggtgagtgcaggcccgacCAGTTTTGGAGTCCTcagggagtgtgggcggggctggggcaggaagaggtggggcgaaGCAGAggcggggccctggggaagagacagagcaggggctggagcaacaCGCCCCAAATTttctggtgccctacacagctgcatactttgtgtatgggtaaggacggccctgcacaTTAACAAATGGCCTTGCGGTGGGAGATGCTTTGGGACTCTCTTGCTTAGTAGATATTTAGATGCACTGGTGATAATTTTACATTGTGCTCTAGTTAGTAACAGTACCAGGTATGAACAATATCACTGCCGTCTAATTACATTGTTGGCCCTTTTTCATAGATACGAAGTACAGTAGTTTCTGTAACAGAAAATTTGACCTGTTTTATTATATTCCCAATGTCCATCTGCTGAGACTTGTGTTTTGGGGGCAGAGCAACAGACTGTTGGGCAAATCTATGGGAATCCTGTTCTTTAGTCTTGGTGTTAAATCTCATTAATTTGATGACAGAGAAGGTTCACGTAGAGATTGACCGTGTGATTGGCCGAAGCCGAAGCCCCTGCATGGCGTACCGAAGCCAGATGCCCTACACAGATGCTGTTGTACATGAGATCCAGAGATTCGTCTCTCTTGCCCCTCTTGGTGTCCCACGTGCTGTGAATAGAGACACTCATTTCAGACAATACATTATCCCCAAGGTCAGTTCTCGGTGAAAGGGCCAGTTCTGCGTTCGCAATAGAAATAGTTTGGCCGGCTTTTATGTGGTGGGAGTTTTAAATAATTGCCAGGAACGTACCAATTATATTGAAACTTTCCAAGCCTCTCTATGCAGCTGAACAGACTTTCATAGTCTGCAGGTTTTGGTTTCCATCCAGAAGAAGTTTGAGAGCCTAGTTGCGTAGCAGTAAGATATGGAATAGAGAATAATTTTAGCAATGATGTGCAACTAAGATTTTGGTATCACACCAATGCGTGCCATCATTCCCCTCTTTTTTGAGGCCAAAGGGAGGTGTTTCTGGGGAAACGTCTTGACACTGTTCggtcaaatcaaaacaaaatagtgCATGCAAATGAGTAATGAATAAATACGTTTTAAAAGGATCAGAGCTCCCCGCACGTTTGCCCATTTCTGGAATTAAATGCAAACCAGTACAGATAAATACACACCACAAAACAAACCACGCTTCAAGGCtgaggtttctgtaaaattgaGTCGGGCTCTTACTGTTAGTCGGATGATGCCAGTTACTGAGCTCAGTTCAGCCAGCAAgccaaaaaaatcagaaaaaatattcatttagctTCTGAAAATCTTTGCAATTTGTCAGCAAGTTGGAAAAATCTGATCTACTTCGAAAATCTTGGTGTGGGTTTTATCCCCCTTCTTTAACGCTTTAacagtggatagggcactttcctgggatgtgggagacctagatTTGTACCTCCCCTCTGGAGCCAGGTCTTGAACTCAGATTTCCCCAGTGAGTATCCTAAGCACCAGGCTATAGCCTATGCTGGGGTGACGCCTCAATCTCTCTTGTAGAAGCTATTCAGTTTCGTATCAATACTAAAATATTCAGTGAAGCAGAGACTCAAGCGCAGTTCTTCCctctcccagctgagtgccctaatcaccagCATTTTGGTTATTCTGTTCTCAAGTCCTCCGGGtcaagctgttccactttgtattttcATTAGGTCAAAAACCTGGGAGTTAAAAAATGTGGATTGAATTCTTCCCTCTGCTTGATTCAGAGGAGAGATTTGAATCCacatctcctgcctcccaggtgaATGCCTTTCTCATTCTCGCTTGCTCAGTGgatatttaaatattaataaaaagtggaacagcttcataAGGACAGATTGAAAAGAGCCTATCCTGGAATATCTGAGAGCTTGGAGGTTAGAATCCTCATTTTGGATTGGGGGAAGATCTGAGTTCAAATTGTTGCTCCAAATTGGGGATTCGAACTTGCATCTCTCACATCCCAAGTACCTTAGCCTCTGGCCTAAAAGTTATAGGaagacacacacccctccttaTATGcgttttctgaactttttcccagACAAAACTGATTGggtcaaatttgcaaatagtttcagaTCAGCTGAAACTGCATTTCTGGTGGATAAACTGTATTTGTCTGATAAAATTTACCCAGTTCTAATCTCCACCAAACTCTGAACCAGTTGAGCTGTTAAAATGCACCAGAACTCACCATACTCAGGGGCGGACTTGCTGACTGTGAGTTTGACTGTAAAATTGCATGGGGCTCTTAGTTTAATTATGAATTATAGGGAAACTGTTGGTGTGATGAATACAGTATCTTGACCAGGAAACCTCAAATGCTTCAGAGCATCAGCTCAAAAGTGCAAGTGAAACTTCTGGATCTTAGCCAAACTCTCCCCAGACTTTTAGATATTGAATTCAGGATAATGATCAGATAGGAACAACCTCTCTGAAGAGGATTTCCCTGTGGAtgggacttcagtgggattagcTCTTCTCATGGAATTTTAATATTTCTACTTCTGGTTGAAAACATGAAGTTCAGGAACTGcaaggaaataaagaaaaatcaATATGGGTCCCACTGTCCAGCTCTGAATTTTGAAGGTTTCTCTGCTTTGGATAGTATCCACTTTAACTCTGTTTATATGTTTACTAATTTAGGGCACCACTATATTCCCTGTACTGCAGTCAGTCCTATATGACAGCAAGGAATTTCCAAACCCAGAGCAATTTAACCCCGGGCATTTCTTGGATGAAAATGGTGCCTTCAAGAAGAGTGACTTCTTCATGCCTTTTTCTATAGGTAAAGTTATCCATGTTTATTTCAGATCCCAGACTGTCTTCTAGCTTTGCCTCGATGATTCTGCTGGCTCACACTGTCTGCAGAGGGTTTTCAGGTGGTCCATGAAGCAGAGTCTCTCACGCTAGTAAAACATCTATCAGTCGTTAAACCATGTTACTTCCTGCTAGCTGTCTGAAGTGACTTTTCGGATGCACTCCACATACTCCTCTCTTTGCTCTGCTTGGCAACTTCTTGCTTTTATGGTGTCTGTCTGGTATAAATGAATCCATGATCAATTATTCCTTCATCCACCTTCTCATGATCCTGCCTGCACCTCCTTACTTGTTACCCAATAACCACCACATTACTGTCCCTTTAACACTTATTAGCTAACTTGGGAAGCGCATAAGCTATTCCTCAAATCCCACACATTCCCAACCCTCTCCCCAAACTGGATTTAAAAAGACCGCTTTATATATGGAACTCAAACCTTAAAACAATCTTTGAATGGCTTCTTAAGCCCCAAATGCTTTCTAACATCCTGAACTCAGGTGACTTCCATTATCCTCCATCCATAGAAACAGCATGTAAAGTTCCGCAAAGAAAGATCTCCAATATCTCTTCAATATTCCTTTTTCATTGCAGGGAAACGGAGTTGCGTGGGAGAGGCTTTGGCTCGGATGGAGCTATTTTTGCTACTGACAACGATTTTGCAGAACTTTACCTTGAAGTCTCTCATTGACCCCAAAGATATTGATATAACTCCGATGAGTTTCACTTCAAATGCCCCAGTGTCCTACCAGGTCATTGTTATTCCTCGGTAAATACCTTGAAAAGTCACCTCCATTTCCTGAGGTGATTAATTTGATTGTCTGTGATCTTGAATTCTTTAATACAGTGACAGAATTTAACTAATTGCCATGAAATGCACAGACAAATTAGTCAACTTTTTAAGTAAatatgatttaacaaaattgttatACCATAAAATAACTGTATCAGTGATGCTAATGGCATGTACAGTAATCCTGCAGTGTTCTCAAATGGGCTCAGGTGTGAATCTATTCTCAACATAAGCTGGGTTTGTTTTCAGTTCATTTGTGGTGTAGTTGACAAACGTGAAAGCTTCTTTGACAGCTGTAAAGGCTGCTCTGTTCACAAGGAGCTAGTAACAATGTCCAGCATTTTAGGTCTGTTCAGCCAATGATAATGAATTATGACGATGACGTTCTGCTTCGGTGGGGAGAGTTTCTGTGGTAGGGTGACTGAACTGGCATTCTCACTCCCCACTTTATCCATTCAGGTTCAGATAAATTCAGTAGGATTAATCCTTTACTCTTCAtacagagtatcagaggggtagctgtgttagtctggatctgtaaaagtagcaaagaatcttgtggcaccttatagactaacagacattttgcagcatgagctttcgtgggtggatacccactgtcggatgcaagtgggtattcacccacgaagctCATGCCGCAAagtgtctgttagtctataaggtgccacaaattctttgctgcttcttcataCAGATTCTTTCTATTATTTTTGTAACTCACCTCTGGCATCTTAAATCTATAAAATAAGATTCCAGGAATGTCCGTCTGTGTGTCACTcagtgggaagggagggaagtgACAACAAGCATGGTTGAGCTCCTTTTGTTCAAAATATCACCCGATGGAATAATCATTAGGCTTTGTGGTTTGTTACCATccagtttttaagttctcagccattttaaaTTGATGAATTACTCCCACAGGTACAGTAAGGCATGTATTTAGGCCCTGCCCAGAATCCTAGAGCATTGTAATATCCCGGGAAACACAACCAGTTGCCACCTTTTTTCTACAGCTAACTTGCA containing:
- the LOC120369523 gene encoding cytochrome P450 2H2-like, giving the protein MEPLGATTVFLAVCISCLLFLSTWKKMSGSGKLPPGPVAFPIIGNALQLNTKNLPQSMRELSEKYGPIFTIYLGSERVVVLYGQEAVKEALIDQGDEFSDRGRMPVFERLPDKKGIAVVSGEPWKQLRRFTLTTLRDFGMGKKSTEERILEEAHFLVERLKNTHGWPFDPTLFLNHAVSNVICSIVFGDRFDYEDKKFVTLINLIDEINKLQRSPWTALYNFFPTLMHYIPGSHQRIFKHFEELRKFVLERVEMHRESLEPSCPRDFIDAFLIKVKQEQHNSQSEFTTESLLRRTLGLFFAGTGTTSDTLKHGLKLLMKYPEIEEKVHVEIDRVIGRSRSPCMAYRSQMPYTDAVVHEIQRFVSLAPLGVPRAVNRDTHFRQYIIPKGTTIFPVLQSVLYDSKEFPNPEQFNPGHFLDENGAFKKSDFFMPFSIGKRSCVGEALARMELFLLLTTILQNFTLKSLIDPKDIDITPMSFTSNAPVSYQVIVIPRPGASNPQIYPRRAPGP